A single Melopsittacus undulatus isolate bMelUnd1 unplaced genomic scaffold, bMelUnd1.mat.Z mat_scaffold_762_arrow_ctg1, whole genome shotgun sequence DNA region contains:
- the LOC117438876 gene encoding fibroblast growth factor 11-like isoform X1 — MGPDGRLEGTREEAGPGTLFNLIPVGLRVVAIQGARAGRYVAMNGAGLVYSSVHFTPECRFKEGVFDSYHVLYASALYRQRRSGRAWYLGLDRQGRPMAGPRVRKDKAAAHFLPQLMEVALYREPSLHEVEEPPGTPPEASKPTSDL, encoded by the exons ATGGGACCTGATGGGAGACTGGAGGGGACGAGGGAGGAGGCGGGGCCAGGGA CGCTGTTCAACCTCATCCCCGTTGGGCTCCGTGTCGTCGCCATCCAGGGCGCCAGAGCCGGGCGCTATGTGGCCATGAATGGGGCCGGGCTCGTGTACAGCTCC GTGCACTTCACCCCTGAGTGCCGCTTCAAGGAGGGTGTGTTTGACAGTTACCATGTGCTCTATGCCTCAGCCCTGTACAGGCAGCGCCGCTCGGGCCGCGCATGGTACCTGGGGCTGGACAGGCAGGGCCGCCCCATGGCCGGGCCCCGCGTGCGCAAGGACAAGGCGGCCGCGCACTTCCTGCCCCAGCTTATGGAGG TTGCTCTCTATCGGGAGCCATCTTTGCACGAGGTCGAAGAGCCCCCAGGGACCCCCCCCGAGGCCTCGAAGCCGACCTCTGACCTCTGA
- the LOC117438876 gene encoding fibroblast growth factor 11-like isoform X2 has protein sequence MGPDGRLEGTREEAGPGTLFNLIPVGLRVVAIQGARAGRYVAMNGAGLVYSSVHFTPECRFKEGVFDSYHVLYASALYRQRRSGRAWYLGLDRQGRPMAGPRVRKDKAAAHFLPQLMEVALYREPSLHEVEEPPGTPPEASKPTSDL, from the exons ATGGGACCTGATGGGAGACTGGAGGGGACGAGGGAGGAGGCGGGGCCAGGGA CGCTGTTCAACCTCATCCCCGTTGGGCTCCGTGTCGTCGCCATCCAGGGCGCCAGAGCCGGGCGCTATGTGGCCATGAATGGGGCCGGGCTCGTGTACAGCTCC GTGCACTTCACCCCTGAGTGCCGCTTCAAGGAGGGTGTGTTTGACAGTTACCATGTGCTCTATGCCTCAGCCCTGTACAGGCAGCGCCGCTCGGGCCGCGCATGGTACCTGGGGCTGGACAG GCAGGGCCGCCCCATGGCCGGGCCCCGCGTGCGCAAGGACAAGGCGGCCGCGCACTTCCTGCCCCAGCTTATGGAGG TTGCTCTCTATCGGGAGCCATCTTTGCACGAGGTCGAAGAGCCCCCAGGGACCCCCCCCGAGGCCTCGAAGCCGACCTCTGACCTCTGA